CGTGGCGCCAAAATTTATGCTGAACTGGTTGGTTTTGGTACTAACTCAGATGGCCAACATGTGACTCAACCGAATGCTAACACCATGGAAGTGGCGATTCGTTTGGCCTTAACGGATGCACAACTAACCCCACAAGACATTGGTTATGTTAGCGCCCATGGCACCGCGACAGATCGTGGCGATATTGCCGAAACAGCCGCGACTTATGCTGTATTTGGTGAAAACACACCGATTTCATCACTTAAAAGTTATACCGGTCATACCTTGGGTGCTTGTGGCTCATTAGAAGCATGGACCAGTATTGAAATGATGAATGAGGGTTGGTTTGCGCCAACATTGAACTTAACTGAAATTGATCCAAAATGTGCAGAGCTCGATTACATTAAAGGCAATATTCGTCATATCGACACCCACTACATCATGAGTAATAATTTTGCCTTTGGCGGCATTAATACTTCATTGATTTTTAAACGCTGGCGCTCATAATTCATAACAACAAAACCTGTAACGCCTACTCGCTGTAAACTCAATGTCAAACAGTTAATTCAATTTAAATAACACAACAGGCGAAAGTAATGCATTCGCCTGTTTTACTACGAATTACACTTTATAAGCTGCTGCTTTGGCTTGATAATCTTCGGTAATACGTTTCATCTCTACTGCTCCGCTGGCCAATTTTTTCACCTGTTCTGATAATAGCACCACCGCTTTAGCATTATCTAAAATCTCCGCACCAATTTGAGTCAACCTACCGGCTTGTTCTTGGGTGCCATTGGCCACATTGTGACTCAAGGTCGCTACTTGACCAATCTGGCCAGAACGTTGATCTAACCCTTGAGCAATGCTATTTGTATGCTGTACGTTTTGAGATGTACGCTGCTTACCTTGATCCATAGACTCAACGGTTTTTAACATACTCACATTCAAACGACTGAGCACTTTTTCAATGCCATCTGTCGATTGGCTGGTGCGTTTTGCTAAGGTGCGTACTTCATCTGCCACTACAGCAAAACCTCGGCCACTTTCACCGGCTCTCGCGGCTTCAATCGCTGCATTCAATGCTAATAAATTAGTTTGATCAGAAATACTGCGAATAGCCTGCAATAAAGTCGTGATAGAGGTGACATCTTGAGTTAAATCAGTCATCGACTCGGTTACTTCGGTCATATTAGTTTCTAGTGCTTGCATATCTTTCATGATATTTAACGCGCTTTGGCGATCACCAATACTTGAGGTTGCCCCCTCTCTTGCTTGATCAGCAGAAACTTGGCTGTCATGTGCCATTTGCTGAAAACTATCGATCACATGTTGAGTCGATTCAGCAATGATCCCCGCCTGAGTATTTTGCTGTTGAACGCCCTGCTGGGCTTGCTCACTCAAGCTCATCAAGTTATCTGAAGTACTGCCCATCTTCACTGCTATATCGCGATAGTCATTAAACAATTGCGACAACTCTTCAAGCATCAAATTAAACGAAATCTCAGCCGGAGTGTCAGCTGAAGGCAAGCGTATTGATAAATCTTTATCAGCCGATATCTGCTCAATGGCACCCGCAATGCGTTGATTGGCAATAGCATCGGTACGCATAAATAAAGCAATACGGATAAGAATAAAGGTTTCTGCGGCAGCAAATAATGCATGGATAAGCATGATGCTCCAGTTGCACTCACCGGCAAATATCATTACAGGAGTATCGAATAAGCTAATACCTTGCAGCTGAATATATGTCAGGCCAACATGGTGCACAGCAACGGTAAGCAAAGAGGCTAGTAACGGTTGCCAGCGTAGGTAAATTAAAAAGACTCCCATAGAAGCAAAAATATGAAAGTGCATTTCAATCATGCCCATTTGGCTTTGGATTAATAATGCCGATACGGTCATCATGATCACCGCACCCACAATCCCAAATAACTCAGAGCCCTTCAACAAGCTATAGCTAAGCTGCACTATAACTAAAATAGCTATCGCCGAAAAAGTACTAAAGGTCAGCATTTTTGCGCCAAAAAAACCACTGATAAATAGCAGCGGTGCTTGTAACATTAAAATTTTATATATGTATGAATCGTGTTTTTTTAACAGTTCTATTGTGTATTTATCATTCATAAATATGCCTAGATTT
This region of Shewanella livingstonensis genomic DNA includes:
- a CDS encoding methyl-accepting chemotaxis protein — encoded protein: MNDKYTIELLKKHDSYIYKILMLQAPLLFISGFFGAKMLTFSTFSAIAILVIVQLSYSLLKGSELFGIVGAVIMMTVSALLIQSQMGMIEMHFHIFASMGVFLIYLRWQPLLASLLTVAVHHVGLTYIQLQGISLFDTPVMIFAGECNWSIMLIHALFAAAETFILIRIALFMRTDAIANQRIAGAIEQISADKDLSIRLPSADTPAEISFNLMLEELSQLFNDYRDIAVKMGSTSDNLMSLSEQAQQGVQQQNTQAGIIAESTQHVIDSFQQMAHDSQVSADQAREGATSSIGDRQSALNIMKDMQALETNMTEVTESMTDLTQDVTSITTLLQAIRSISDQTNLLALNAAIEAARAGESGRGFAVVADEVRTLAKRTSQSTDGIEKVLSRLNVSMLKTVESMDQGKQRTSQNVQHTNSIAQGLDQRSGQIGQVATLSHNVANGTQEQAGRLTQIGAEILDNAKAVVLLSEQVKKLASGAVEMKRITEDYQAKAAAYKV